Proteins from one Candidatus Omnitrophota bacterium genomic window:
- the purQ gene encoding phosphoribosylformylglycinamidine synthase I: MVAIKRRPKVIVLRAAGTNCDEETAFAFEHAGARSEAVHINQLVSGEKKLRDYHIMAVPGGFTYGDDVGSGKILANELKYKLAGDLGKFVGAGKLIIGICNGFQVLVKAGLLPGKGVNGEQLEATLTTNDTARYEDRWVYLKAAKGLNIGFRNKCVWTGGIERMIYVPAAHGEGKFIPKDDEVLGKLWANGQVVFRYADPYGKLAGFPWNPNGSVDDIAGVCDITGRIFGLMPHPERHLFASQHPRWTRGEAQREGDGVSIFRNGVKNV, encoded by the coding sequence ATGGTAGCGATAAAGAGAAGGCCGAAGGTCATAGTCCTCCGCGCGGCCGGGACGAATTGCGATGAGGAGACGGCTTTCGCGTTCGAACACGCCGGCGCGAGATCCGAAGCCGTTCATATAAACCAGCTTGTCAGCGGAGAGAAGAAGCTGCGCGACTACCATATCATGGCCGTGCCGGGCGGGTTCACTTACGGCGACGACGTCGGTTCGGGAAAGATACTCGCGAACGAATTAAAATACAAATTGGCCGGGGACCTCGGGAAATTCGTGGGCGCCGGAAAACTTATAATCGGTATATGCAATGGTTTCCAGGTCCTCGTAAAGGCGGGCCTTCTGCCGGGAAAGGGAGTAAACGGCGAGCAGCTGGAAGCGACGCTTACGACTAACGACACGGCGCGCTATGAGGACAGGTGGGTCTATCTTAAGGCCGCCAAGGGGCTGAACATCGGATTCCGGAACAAGTGCGTTTGGACCGGTGGCATCGAACGCATGATATATGTGCCCGCCGCGCACGGCGAAGGAAAATTCATCCCGAAGGACGACGAGGTCCTGGGGAAATTATGGGCGAACGGGCAGGTTGTTTTCAGGTATGCCGACCCGTACGGCAAGCTCGCCGGGTTCCCTTGGAACCCCAACGGGTCGGTCGATGACATAGCCGGCGTGTGCGACATCACCGGCAGGATATTCGGGCTTATGCCGCATCCGGAGAGGCATCTATTCGCTTCCCAGCACCCGCGCTGGACGCGCGGCGAGGCGCAGAGGGAAGGGGATGGGGTGAGTATTTTCAGGAACGGGGTAAAAAATGTCTAG
- the purF gene encoding amidophosphoribosyltransferase, with product MGDKIKHHCGLFGVYGHKDAARLTYLGLYALQHRGEESAGIASFDGETHLHKGMGLVPEVFNEGILAGLKGDIAIGHVRYSTTGSTTLKNAQPVVVDYSRGTVAVGHNGNLVNGARLRDELEARGSIFQTTLDSEIIIHLLARPEHKNFEEGLVYTLKQLKGAFSLVMMKEDMLVGVRDPHGWRPLCLGKLGDAYVLASETTALDLIEAEFVREIEPGEVLYITKKGLRSTKPFGESKKVSHCIFEHVYFARPDSFIFGESVHLVRQRLGHRLAQEHPVEADLIIPVPDSGTPAALGLSHESGIPLEMGIIRNHYIGRTFIQPLQHIRDFSVKIKLNPIKALLKDKKVIVVDDSIVRGTTSRARIKKLYDAGAKEVHMRISCPPIKHPCFYGIDFPTKKELIAATHTIEEIRKFLGVTTLGYLSVEGLLSCVSCPDNYCTACYTGDYPVPFGGEANKFATEHKGY from the coding sequence ATGGGCGATAAGATCAAACACCACTGCGGACTGTTCGGCGTCTACGGGCACAAGGACGCGGCGCGGCTTACATATCTCGGACTGTATGCGCTACAGCACCGCGGGGAGGAGTCCGCAGGTATAGCGTCTTTCGACGGCGAAACGCATTTACACAAAGGGATGGGCCTGGTCCCGGAAGTCTTCAACGAAGGGATCCTGGCCGGCCTGAAAGGCGACATCGCGATAGGCCATGTCAGGTATTCGACCACCGGGTCGACGACGCTGAAGAACGCGCAGCCGGTCGTGGTTGATTATTCCCGCGGCACAGTGGCTGTCGGACACAACGGCAACCTCGTCAACGGCGCGCGCCTGCGCGACGAGCTCGAGGCCCGCGGCTCGATATTCCAGACGACTCTCGATTCGGAGATAATAATACACCTGTTAGCGCGGCCAGAGCACAAAAATTTCGAGGAAGGGCTTGTCTATACTCTCAAGCAGCTGAAAGGCGCCTTCTCGCTCGTAATGATGAAAGAGGATATGCTCGTCGGGGTCCGCGACCCGCATGGCTGGAGGCCGCTCTGCCTCGGGAAACTCGGCGACGCATACGTATTGGCCAGCGAGACGACGGCACTCGACCTTATCGAGGCGGAATTCGTCCGCGAGATCGAGCCGGGAGAGGTCTTGTATATCACGAAGAAAGGCCTGCGCTCGACCAAGCCGTTCGGCGAGAGCAAGAAGGTATCGCATTGCATATTCGAGCATGTTTATTTCGCGAGGCCGGATTCTTTCATCTTCGGCGAGTCGGTCCACCTGGTACGGCAGAGGCTCGGCCACAGGCTCGCGCAGGAGCATCCGGTAGAGGCGGACCTCATCATCCCGGTGCCGGACTCGGGCACGCCGGCCGCGCTCGGCCTTTCGCACGAGTCGGGGATACCGCTAGAGATGGGCATAATAAGGAACCATTACATAGGCAGGACGTTCATCCAGCCGCTGCAGCATATACGCGATTTCAGCGTAAAGATAAAATTGAACCCGATAAAGGCGCTCCTGAAGGACAAGAAGGTGATCGTCGTCGACGATTCGATCGTCCGCGGGACGACCTCGCGCGCGAGGATCAAGAAACTTTATGACGCGGGCGCGAAAGAGGTCCATATGAGGATATCGTGCCCGCCGATAAAACACCCGTGTTTTTACGGGATAGATTTCCCGACCAAGAAGGAGCTGATAGCGGCGACGCATACGATAGAAGAGATAAGGAAGTTCCTGGGAGTCACCACGCTCGGCTATCTTTCGGTCGAGGGGTTATTGAGCTGCGTCTCATGCCCGGACAATTACTGCACCGCGTGTTATACCGGGGACTATCCGGTGCCGTTCGGCGGAGAGGCAAATAAATTCGCGACAGAACATAAAGGGTATTGA
- the purM gene encoding phosphoribosylformylglycinamidine cyclo-ligase: MGLTYKKAGVDIRKASRFVEAIKKHTKATARKGADCRLGGFGGLFDLRAAGYKDPVLVSSTDGVGTKLKIAFLAGKHDTVGIDMVAMNVNDILTSGAEPLFFLDYIATGKIDKKVLTDVMKGIAEGCRQAGCALIGGETAEMPAFYKEGEYDLAGFCVGAVERKGIVDSSKMKAGDIAIGLASNGLHSNGYSLVRKVFSQAEQKALSKELLRPTRIYVKPILELKKKAEIKGIAHITGGAYFEKLPRIVPKDKTLVIEKGSWVVPEIFRRIQRKGKIDEIEMFRTFNMGLGLIIVIGPQDCGEARKVFAKWKIDSWIVGSVDKGKAESRAKRGGKVRIICGF, from the coding sequence ATGGGCCTTACGTATAAAAAAGCGGGCGTCGATATCCGCAAGGCGAGCCGTTTCGTCGAGGCGATAAAAAAGCACACGAAAGCGACGGCGCGCAAAGGCGCGGACTGCAGGCTCGGCGGGTTCGGCGGGCTCTTCGATCTCAGGGCGGCGGGGTATAAAGACCCCGTACTCGTCTCGTCTACCGACGGCGTAGGCACGAAACTGAAGATCGCCTTCCTGGCGGGCAAGCATGATACCGTCGGCATTGATATGGTCGCGATGAACGTCAATGACATCCTAACCTCGGGCGCCGAGCCGCTCTTCTTCCTTGATTATATCGCTACCGGAAAGATAGATAAAAAAGTACTGACCGATGTCATGAAGGGCATCGCCGAGGGATGCAGGCAGGCGGGTTGCGCGCTGATAGGCGGCGAGACCGCGGAGATGCCGGCGTTCTATAAAGAAGGGGAATATGACCTCGCCGGATTTTGCGTCGGGGCGGTCGAGAGGAAAGGGATAGTCGACAGTTCGAAGATGAAAGCCGGCGATATCGCAATAGGGCTCGCCTCGAACGGCCTGCATTCAAATGGGTATTCATTGGTCAGGAAAGTATTTTCACAGGCCGAGCAGAAGGCCCTTTCAAAAGAGCTGCTCCGTCCGACGAGGATATATGTCAAGCCCATATTGGAACTGAAGAAAAAGGCGGAGATAAAAGGCATCGCGCATATAACCGGCGGCGCCTATTTCGAGAAATTGCCGCGCATCGTCCCTAAGGACAAGACCCTGGTCATCGAGAAAGGCTCATGGGTAGTCCCGGAGATATTCAGGAGGATACAGCGGAAGGGGAAGATAGACGAGATAGAGATGTTCCGCACCTTCAATATGGGACTGGGGCTTATAATAGTTATAGGGCCCCAGGATTGCGGCGAGGCCAGGAAGGTCTTCGCAAAATGGAAGATAGATTCGTGGATAGTCGGCTCGGTCGATAAAGGGAAGGCAGAGTCCCGCGCGAAACGAGGAGGCAAAGTAAGGATAATATGCGGGTTTTAG
- the purD gene encoding phosphoribosylamine--glycine ligase, whose amino-acid sequence MRVLVVGSGGREHALAWKIRQSPLVDKVFCAPGNGGISQIAECVDIKADDIAALTAFASRNKMDLTVVGPEAPLSGGIVDKFCANGLRVFGPSKEAARLESSKVFMKELAKKYGIPTAKFEVFTDSDAAKKYIKGFKGRFVVKADGLAAGKGVVVCSEKDEGIAAVEAMMERKIFKDAGKKVVIEECLEGEEASIIVVTDGKDAVPLASAQDHKRIFDGDKGPNTGGMGAYSPAPVVPEATMDAVMKDIIKPAIEGLRKEGIKYTGALYAGLMIDGSGPKLLEFNCRFGDPETQAILPRLKSDFVELVEASVDDEIDIALLEWDARPCVSVVLSSGGYPGEYKTGFEIEGLDALEKMKDVHIFHAGTKMADGKIVTAGGRVLSVTALGPDIKEAIERCYNAVNFIEFEGMHFRRDIGYRALNRR is encoded by the coding sequence ATGCGGGTTTTAGTGGTCGGTTCGGGCGGGAGGGAGCACGCGCTCGCCTGGAAGATAAGGCAGTCGCCGTTGGTCGACAAAGTATTCTGCGCGCCGGGGAACGGCGGGATATCGCAGATCGCCGAATGCGTCGACATAAAAGCCGATGACATAGCCGCCCTGACAGCTTTCGCCTCTAGGAATAAGATGGACCTTACCGTCGTAGGGCCTGAGGCGCCGCTCTCTGGCGGTATAGTGGATAAATTCTGCGCGAACGGCCTCAGGGTATTTGGTCCGTCAAAGGAGGCTGCGCGGCTCGAGTCGAGCAAGGTCTTCATGAAAGAGCTCGCGAAAAAATACGGCATCCCGACCGCGAAATTCGAGGTTTTCACCGACAGCGATGCCGCGAAAAAATACATAAAAGGATTTAAGGGCAGGTTTGTCGTGAAAGCGGACGGGCTCGCCGCAGGAAAAGGCGTAGTCGTTTGTTCTGAAAAAGACGAAGGAATCGCCGCGGTGGAGGCGATGATGGAGCGTAAGATATTCAAGGACGCGGGCAAAAAAGTGGTGATCGAGGAATGCCTCGAAGGCGAAGAGGCGTCTATTATAGTCGTCACTGACGGGAAAGATGCCGTCCCTCTCGCCTCGGCGCAGGACCACAAGAGGATATTTGACGGGGACAAAGGCCCGAATACCGGCGGTATGGGCGCGTATTCGCCCGCGCCTGTCGTCCCGGAAGCGACAATGGATGCGGTGATGAAAGATATAATCAAGCCGGCGATAGAAGGGTTGCGCAAAGAGGGAATAAAATATACCGGCGCCCTGTACGCGGGGCTGATGATAGACGGCTCCGGGCCGAAACTGCTCGAGTTCAACTGCAGGTTCGGAGATCCCGAGACCCAGGCGATACTTCCCCGCCTAAAAAGCGATTTCGTCGAATTGGTCGAGGCCTCGGTGGACGATGAGATAGATATTGCCTTGCTCGAGTGGGACGCGAGGCCGTGCGTCTCGGTGGTGCTCTCTTCGGGCGGGTATCCGGGGGAATATAAGACGGGTTTCGAGATCGAGGGGCTGGACGCCTTGGAAAAAATGAAAGATGTCCACATCTTCCATGCCGGCACGAAGATGGCCGACGGGAAGATCGTGACCGCGGGCGGCCGGGTCCTTAGCGTGACGGCGCTCGGCCCGGACATAAAAGAGGCGATAGAAAGATGTTATAACGCCGTAAATTTCATAGAGTTCGAGGGGATGCATTTCAGAAGGGATATAGGCTACAGGGCGCTAAACAGGAGATAA
- the purE gene encoding 5-(carboxyamino)imidazole ribonucleotide mutase has translation MTNPRIAVILGSDSDLPAMEEGLKVLKDFKVAFELKIMSAHRSPDLVHDFARSAEKKGIKVVIAAAGGAAHLAGVIASLTRLPVVGVPMETSSLNGMDSLFSTVQMPYGVPVATMAIGKSGARNASIFALQILALSDKKIAGELNAFKRRLEADVIAKNKKLKI, from the coding sequence ATGACGAACCCGAGGATCGCGGTCATATTAGGTTCAGATTCAGACCTTCCGGCGATGGAAGAGGGGCTTAAGGTATTGAAGGATTTTAAAGTGGCTTTTGAGCTTAAGATAATGTCCGCCCACAGGAGCCCGGACCTGGTGCATGATTTTGCGAGGTCGGCGGAGAAGAAAGGCATAAAGGTCGTAATAGCCGCCGCCGGCGGAGCCGCGCACCTGGCCGGCGTCATCGCGTCCCTCACTAGACTGCCGGTCGTTGGCGTCCCGATGGAGACGAGCAGCCTTAACGGGATGGATTCCCTCTTCTCGACGGTGCAGATGCCTTACGGCGTCCCGGTCGCGACGATGGCGATAGGAAAATCAGGCGCGAGGAACGCTTCTATATTTGCGCTGCAGATCCTGGCCCTAAGCGACAAGAAGATCGCCGGGGAGCTCAACGCCTTCAAGAGAAGGCTTGAGGCCGACGTAATAGCGAAGAATAAAAAACTGAAAATATGA
- a CDS encoding L-threonylcarbamoyladenylate synthase, whose translation MTEVLRVNASKPEAAKIKKAAAELKKGGLVVFPTETVYGLGASLLDKRAVEKIYEIKKRPKNKPLTVHVADTASVRKIAGKIPAGAERLIKKYWPGPLTIILRDSRGKKTGFRMPDNKIAFCLIKKAGVPVVAPSANISGNKPPTSAAEVLRDLDGKVDIVIDGGKTAIGIESTVVDMTGRSPKVLREGAIPKAEIERI comes from the coding sequence ATGACGGAAGTCCTGCGCGTCAACGCTTCGAAGCCCGAAGCGGCGAAGATAAAGAAGGCGGCCGCGGAGCTTAAAAAGGGAGGGTTGGTAGTTTTCCCGACCGAGACTGTATACGGCCTCGGCGCGAGCCTCCTTGATAAGAGGGCGGTAGAGAAGATATACGAAATAAAGAAACGCCCGAAGAACAAGCCTCTTACGGTGCACGTAGCCGATACGGCCTCGGTCAGGAAGATAGCCGGAAAGATACCGGCCGGCGCGGAAAGATTGATAAAAAAGTATTGGCCGGGCCCGTTGACGATAATATTGAGGGACAGCCGCGGGAAAAAAACCGGTTTCAGGATGCCGGACAACAAGATCGCCTTCTGCCTGATAAAAAAAGCGGGCGTCCCGGTCGTCGCGCCCAGCGCGAACATATCGGGCAATAAACCGCCGACGAGCGCCGCGGAAGTATTACGCGACCTCGACGGTAAGGTCGATATCGTCATTGACGGCGGCAAGACGGCGATCGGCATCGAGTCTACGGTCGTAGACATGACCGGCCGCAGTCCCAAGGTATTGCGCGAAGGCGCGATACCGAAAGCGGAGATCGAGCGGATATGA
- a CDS encoding low molecular weight protein arginine phosphatase: MIKSVLMVCTGNSCRSVMAEGLFKKWLKDHGCGDVRVASAGIATIPGMMASSNAIDVMKREHVDVSYHRAQAVSGRLIGEYDLILCMEPVHVATVTGLLPEAEGKTHLLLDYAYSGDSEKPKNLRVVDPIGKPKEVYESVLMTLKDAIERIGKKICG; encoded by the coding sequence ATGATAAAATCCGTATTGATGGTATGCACCGGAAATTCATGCCGCAGCGTCATGGCCGAGGGGCTTTTTAAAAAATGGCTCAAAGACCACGGCTGCGGCGATGTCAGGGTCGCCTCGGCCGGGATAGCGACGATCCCCGGGATGATGGCAAGCTCGAACGCGATAGACGTGATGAAGAGGGAGCATGTGGACGTATCGTACCACCGGGCGCAGGCCGTCTCCGGCCGCTTGATAGGGGAATACGACCTGATCCTGTGCATGGAGCCGGTGCACGTGGCGACGGTTACCGGGCTTTTGCCCGAAGCCGAGGGCAAGACGCACCTGCTTTTGGATTACGCCTATAGCGGCGACAGCGAGAAACCCAAAAACCTCAGGGTCGTCGACCCGATCGGAAAACCGAAAGAGGTCTATGAATCGGTCCTTATGACTTTAAAAGACGCGATAGAAAGGATAGGGAAGAAGATATGCGGATAG
- the rpiB gene encoding ribose 5-phosphate isomerase B produces MRIAIGADHGGFDLKNKVIKYLKSKGYELKDFGCYTPESCDYPKYGFLVSEAVGKKKFPRGILICKSGIGMSIVANKARGVRAALVYNIEDARSSREHNDANVIVFGSRSMNSYKVKKILDVWLSTRRLGGRHLRRVKQISDLEESQ; encoded by the coding sequence ATGCGGATAGCTATCGGCGCCGACCACGGCGGATTCGATCTCAAAAACAAGGTCATAAAATACCTCAAGTCTAAAGGCTACGAGCTAAAAGATTTCGGTTGCTATACGCCGGAATCGTGCGATTATCCCAAATACGGGTTTCTTGTCTCGGAAGCGGTCGGGAAGAAGAAATTCCCGCGCGGGATATTAATATGCAAGAGCGGGATAGGCATGTCGATAGTTGCCAACAAGGCCCGCGGCGTGAGAGCCGCCCTCGTCTACAATATCGAGGACGCGCGCTCCTCCCGCGAGCACAATGACGCGAATGTCATAGTCTTCGGCTCGAGATCGATGAACAGTTATAAAGTGAAGAAGATATTGGACGTGTGGCTTTCGACGAGGAGGCTCGGCGGGAGGCACTTAAGGAGGGTAAAGCAGATATCCGACCTGGAGGAGAGTCAATGA
- a CDS encoding serine hydroxymethyltransferase has protein sequence MKNLKRVDPEIYEAIINETRREEENIELIASENFVSRAVLEAQGSVLTNKYAEGYPAARWYGGCEHIDVAEKLAIERAKELFKAEHANVQPHCGSSANMAVYFSALNMGDTVMALDLACGGHLTHGHKANFSGKYFNIVPYMVDRKTEMLDYDQIEKTAVECKPKMILAGASNYSRAIDFKKFRQICDKLGAFLMVDMAHFAGLVAAGIHPDPVPYAEFVTTTTHKTLRGPRGGMILCKKEFARKIDSMVFPGIQGGPLMHVIAAKAVSFKEALKPEFKDYQDQILKNARALASAFQKRGYRIVSGGTDNHLFSLDLNSKGLNGKDAQEALDKAGITVNKNTIPYDPNPPAKPSGVRIGVPAATTRGMKEKEMEEIAGLIDEILSNITDAAAAGRVREKVHAMVKRFPLYRDLLDEE, from the coding sequence ATGAAGAATCTCAAGAGAGTGGATCCCGAAATCTACGAGGCCATAATAAACGAGACGCGCCGCGAGGAGGAGAACATAGAGCTCATCGCGAGCGAGAATTTCGTAAGCCGCGCCGTCCTTGAGGCGCAGGGCTCGGTCCTTACGAACAAATACGCCGAGGGCTATCCGGCCGCGCGGTGGTATGGCGGCTGTGAGCATATAGACGTCGCGGAAAAACTTGCCATCGAGCGCGCGAAGGAATTGTTCAAGGCCGAACACGCCAACGTCCAGCCGCACTGCGGTTCGTCGGCGAACATGGCCGTATATTTTTCGGCGCTTAACATGGGCGATACGGTCATGGCCCTCGACCTCGCTTGCGGAGGCCATCTCACCCACGGCCACAAGGCGAATTTCTCCGGCAAGTATTTCAACATCGTCCCTTACATGGTCGACCGCAAGACCGAGATGCTCGACTACGACCAGATAGAAAAGACCGCCGTAGAGTGCAAACCGAAGATGATACTCGCCGGCGCCTCGAATTATTCCCGGGCGATAGATTTCAAGAAGTTCCGCCAGATATGCGACAAATTGGGCGCGTTTCTCATGGTCGATATGGCACATTTCGCCGGTCTTGTCGCGGCAGGCATACATCCTGACCCGGTCCCTTACGCCGAATTCGTGACTACCACGACGCACAAGACCCTGCGCGGCCCGCGCGGGGGCATGATCTTATGCAAGAAGGAATTCGCCAGGAAAATAGACTCGATGGTATTTCCCGGCATCCAGGGCGGGCCGTTGATGCATGTCATCGCGGCGAAAGCGGTCTCGTTTAAAGAGGCGTTGAAGCCTGAATTCAAGGACTACCAGGACCAGATATTGAAAAATGCGCGCGCGCTGGCGTCCGCGTTCCAGAAACGCGGTTACAGGATCGTATCCGGCGGGACAGACAACCACTTATTCTCGCTGGACCTCAACAGTAAAGGCCTGAACGGCAAGGATGCGCAAGAGGCCCTGGATAAAGCCGGCATAACCGTGAACAAGAACACGATACCTTACGACCCGAACCCTCCGGCGAAACCGAGCGGGGTGAGGATAGGCGTTCCGGCTGCCACTACGCGCGGCATGAAAGAGAAAGAGATGGAGGAGATAGCCGGGCTCATCGATGAGATTTTAAGCAATATCACCGATGCGGCCGCGGCAGGCCGCGTAAGGGAAAAAGTGCACGCGATGGTAAAGAGATTCCCCTTGTATCGCGACCTTCTGGACGAGGAATAG
- a CDS encoding cytidine/deoxycytidylate deaminase family protein: MAKKNAIRRKRPDWDEYFIGIAKLISERSTCLRRAVGALIVKNKRILTTGYNGTPSGITHCEITGCLRDKLKVPSGERHELCRGLHAEQNAIIQAALHGVDIHGGALYCTNQPCSICAKMLINAGIKEIIMESGYPDEMAKKFFEEAGVEIRMAKAGKKR, translated from the coding sequence ATGGCTAAAAAAAATGCGATAAGAAGGAAACGGCCGGACTGGGACGAATATTTCATCGGCATAGCGAAGCTTATCTCGGAGCGTTCCACATGCCTGAGGCGCGCGGTCGGCGCCTTGATCGTAAAGAATAAAAGGATACTTACCACCGGCTATAACGGGACGCCGAGCGGCATTACGCACTGCGAAATTACGGGCTGCCTCAGGGACAAGCTCAAGGTCCCGTCGGGCGAGAGGCATGAGCTCTGCCGCGGCCTGCATGCGGAACAGAACGCCATAATCCAGGCGGCGCTCCACGGGGTCGATATACACGGCGGGGCTCTCTATTGCACGAACCAGCCGTGCTCTATCTGCGCGAAGATGCTGATAAACGCCGGCATAAAAGAGATAATAATGGAATCGGGATATCCGGACGAGATGGCGAAGAAATTTTTTGAAGAGGCAGGCGTGGAGATAAGGATGGCTAAGGCGGGGAAGAAGAGATGA
- the nrdR gene encoding transcriptional regulator NrdR yields MKCPFCGNVEDKVIDSRISAEGDSIRRRRECLKCQKRFTTYERLEEHPMMVIKKDGRREPFDRKKLLSGILKACEKRPVPMDKAEGMVDEVERIIQRNYEKEVSSTAIGEFVMKQLHDLDEVAYVRFASVYRQFKDINQFMKELSGLLKEGQKPDEKNRY; encoded by the coding sequence GTGAAATGCCCATTTTGCGGTAACGTAGAAGATAAAGTGATAGATTCGCGCATCTCGGCCGAAGGCGACTCTATCAGGCGCAGGCGCGAGTGCCTCAAATGCCAGAAGAGGTTCACGACATACGAGCGGCTCGAGGAACATCCCATGATGGTGATAAAGAAGGACGGGAGGCGCGAACCATTCGACCGCAAGAAGCTCCTCTCCGGGATACTCAAGGCCTGCGAGAAACGCCCCGTCCCCATGGATAAGGCCGAGGGGATGGTAGACGAAGTCGAGAGGATCATCCAGCGCAACTACGAAAAGGAGGTCTCCTCTACGGCGATAGGCGAATTCGTCATGAAACAGCTCCACGACCTCGACGAGGTCGCCTACGTCAGGTTCGCTTCGGTCTACCGCCAGTTCAAGGATATAAACCAGTTTATGAAGGAGCTCTCGGGCTTGCTCAAGGAAGGGCAGAAGCCCGATGAGAAGAACAGGTATTGA
- the amrS gene encoding AmmeMemoRadiSam system radical SAM enzyme produces the protein MKEALYWEKADGAVHCLLCPHDCKIVNGITGVCGVRQNIDGKLYTLVYGETTSVSLDPIEKKPLYHYHPGEFIFSLGTKGCNFKCPFCQNWAISQDLDVPTRNITSQWVIDKARECKSFGIAYTYNEPFIWYEFVLETAKLAKKEGLENVLVTNGFVNPGPLEEMLPFIGAMNIDLKSIDDEFYRKYCKGSLGPVLHTIKRSAEACHVELTNLVIPGLNDSEENFNRLVDWIYDNVGADVPLHFSRYFPCYKLDRPITSKETLEKAYKIAKKKLRNVYVGNV, from the coding sequence TTGAAAGAAGCGCTTTACTGGGAAAAGGCGGACGGCGCGGTCCATTGCCTGCTTTGCCCCCACGATTGCAAGATCGTAAACGGCATCACCGGGGTCTGCGGCGTACGGCAGAATATCGACGGTAAGCTCTATACCCTCGTCTACGGCGAGACGACCTCAGTATCGCTTGATCCCATCGAGAAGAAGCCCCTCTACCATTACCATCCCGGCGAATTCATATTCTCACTCGGGACCAAAGGCTGCAACTTCAAATGCCCGTTCTGCCAGAATTGGGCGATATCGCAGGACCTCGATGTGCCGACCCGGAATATAACTTCGCAATGGGTGATAGATAAGGCCAGGGAATGCAAATCGTTCGGCATCGCCTATACCTATAACGAGCCGTTCATATGGTATGAGTTCGTCCTCGAGACCGCGAAACTCGCGAAAAAAGAAGGCCTCGAGAACGTCCTGGTGACGAATGGTTTTGTAAATCCGGGGCCGTTGGAGGAGATGCTCCCGTTCATCGGCGCGATGAACATAGACCTCAAGTCCATCGACGACGAATTCTACAGGAAATACTGCAAGGGCAGCCTCGGGCCCGTCCTGCACACGATAAAGAGGTCGGCCGAGGCGTGCCATGTGGAACTGACCAACCTGGTCATACCCGGGCTGAACGATTCCGAAGAGAACTTCAACCGTCTCGTGGATTGGATATACGATAATGTCGGCGCGGATGTGCCGCTGCATTTTTCGAGGTATTTCCCTTGCTACAAGCTCGACCGGCCCATCACCTCGAAGGAGACACTCGAGAAGGCTTATAAGATAGCAAAAAAGAAACTAAGGAACGTCTACGTCGGGAATGTTTAA